A window from Streptomyces subrutilus encodes these proteins:
- a CDS encoding PLP-dependent aminotransferase family protein: MAGARVVQTADRTLGSRQLAALLPAEVRARPGYRALADAVRTLILDGRIALHVRLPAERELAEAVGASRATVTGAYDLLRESGYVRSRRGSGTWTELPEGHGPVGAHTLVGAGGHRADTDPGIDLAIAAMGAPDGSLADALAWAAPRLPGYARSPGYHPYGLPDLRTAVAERFTRRGLPTRPEQILVTAGAQQALALVVGLLCRAGDRVVTENPTYANALDALRRAGLRTGSIAVSDAGWDMEIAESTLRQTVPRLAYTIPDFQNPTGALMPEEQRLRLLAATRRTGTWLVVDETIADIALDVPPPPPLASLAPRGGADHVITIGSLSKTHWGGLRVGWVRATAKLITELTGVRVCADMSGSVLDQLVALPLLADLDRSLPARLAQLRDRRAALVRSLERHTPEWSWRLPPGGLSLWVDLGEPVSSALTERAAAAGVHIGRGARFGVDPGTFEHRLRLPYTLPPEELDEGVRRLAQAFHEGVPLTPAVDRPHWVA; this comes from the coding sequence ATGGCAGGCGCACGTGTGGTCCAGACGGCGGACAGAACCCTCGGCAGCCGTCAGCTGGCGGCCCTGCTGCCCGCCGAGGTCCGGGCCCGCCCCGGCTACCGGGCGCTCGCCGACGCCGTCCGCACCCTGATCCTCGACGGCCGGATCGCCCTGCACGTGCGGCTGCCCGCCGAGCGCGAGCTCGCCGAAGCGGTCGGCGCCAGCCGGGCCACCGTCACCGGCGCCTACGACCTGCTGCGCGAGAGCGGTTACGTCCGCAGCCGGCGCGGCTCGGGCACCTGGACCGAGCTGCCCGAGGGCCACGGCCCGGTCGGCGCCCACACCCTGGTCGGCGCGGGCGGCCACCGCGCGGACACCGACCCCGGCATCGACCTCGCCATCGCCGCCATGGGCGCCCCGGACGGCTCCCTCGCCGACGCCCTCGCCTGGGCCGCGCCCCGGCTGCCCGGCTACGCCCGCAGCCCCGGCTACCACCCCTACGGCCTCCCGGACCTGCGGACGGCCGTGGCCGAGCGGTTCACCCGGCGCGGCCTGCCCACCCGCCCCGAACAGATCCTCGTCACGGCCGGCGCCCAGCAGGCCCTCGCCCTGGTCGTCGGCCTGCTGTGCCGGGCCGGCGACCGGGTCGTCACCGAGAACCCCACCTACGCCAACGCCCTCGACGCCCTGCGCCGCGCCGGGCTGCGCACCGGCTCCATCGCCGTCTCCGACGCCGGCTGGGACATGGAGATCGCCGAGTCCACCCTGCGCCAGACCGTGCCGCGGCTGGCGTACACGATCCCCGACTTCCAGAACCCGACCGGCGCCCTGATGCCCGAGGAGCAGCGGCTGCGGCTGCTCGCGGCCACCCGGCGGACCGGCACCTGGCTGGTCGTCGACGAGACCATCGCCGACATCGCGCTCGACGTGCCGCCCCCGCCGCCCCTCGCCTCGCTCGCCCCGCGCGGCGGCGCCGACCACGTGATCACCATCGGCTCGCTCAGCAAGACCCACTGGGGCGGGCTGCGGGTGGGCTGGGTACGGGCCACCGCGAAGCTGATCACCGAGCTGACCGGGGTGCGGGTCTGCGCCGACATGAGCGGCTCGGTCCTCGACCAGCTCGTCGCGCTCCCGCTGCTGGCGGACCTGGACCGCTCCCTGCCCGCCCGACTCGCCCAGCTCCGGGACCGGCGCGCGGCCCTGGTCCGGTCGCTGGAACGGCACACCCCCGAGTGGTCCTGGCGGCTGCCGCCCGGCGGCCTCTCGCTCTGGGTCGACCTCGGCGAGCCGGTCAGCTCCGCCCTGACCGAGCGGGCGGCCGCGGCCGGCGTGCACATCGGCCGCGGGGCCCGCTTCGGCGTGGACCCGGGCACCTTCGAGCACCGGCTGCGCCTCCCGTACACGCTGCCGCCCGAGGAGCTGGACGAGGGAGTGCGCCGCCTCGCCCAGGCCTTCCACGAGGGCGTCCCGCTGACCCCGGCGGTGGACCGGCCGCACTGGGTGGCCTGA
- a CDS encoding response regulator yields the protein MTIRLLLADDHPVVRAGLRAVLDTEPGFTVVAEAATAERAVELAAAEPVDVVLMDLQFGAGMHGSEATALITARPGAPRVLVLTTYDTDADILAAVEAGASGYLLKDAPPEELAAAVRTAAAGQSALAPAVALRLMDRMRTPAEALTKRELEVLQLVADGLSNQQISKRLFLSQATVKSHLVHIYAKLGVDSRTSAVAAAGSRRLIRTP from the coding sequence ATGACGATCCGGCTGCTGCTGGCCGACGACCACCCGGTGGTGCGGGCCGGGCTGCGCGCGGTGCTGGACACCGAACCGGGCTTCACGGTGGTCGCGGAGGCGGCGACCGCCGAGCGGGCGGTGGAGCTGGCGGCCGCCGAGCCGGTGGACGTGGTGCTGATGGACCTCCAGTTCGGGGCCGGGATGCACGGCTCCGAGGCGACGGCGCTGATCACGGCCCGGCCGGGCGCCCCGCGGGTGCTGGTGCTGACCACGTACGACACCGATGCGGACATCCTGGCGGCGGTGGAGGCGGGTGCCTCCGGATACCTGCTCAAGGACGCCCCGCCGGAGGAGCTGGCGGCGGCGGTGCGCACGGCCGCCGCGGGCCAGTCGGCGCTCGCCCCGGCGGTGGCGCTGCGGCTGATGGACCGGATGAGGACGCCGGCCGAGGCCCTGACCAAGCGGGAGCTGGAGGTGCTGCAACTGGTCGCGGACGGCCTGTCGAACCAGCAGATCTCCAAGAGGCTCTTCCTCAGCCAGGCCACGGTCAAGTCCCACCTGGTGCACATCTACGCGAAGCTCGGCGTCGACTCCCGCACCTCGGCGGTGGCCGCGGCGGGCAGCCGCCGACTGATCCGCACGCCGTAG
- a CDS encoding nucleotidyltransferase family protein → MSSQQPARPGPADAPGDSAAHAPAVAPVRGASRTPSVADASPGAADARQGRPGPPVIAGLLLAAGGGRRLGGRPKALLAYRGRPLVENAVRVLREAGCGPVHVVLGASAAEVRERADLTGCTVVDNPDWAEGMGSSLRVGLASLAGTGAAAALVSLVDQPGIGPAAVARVREAYRSPASLVAAAYDGERGHPVLFGAERWADIAATATGDKGARVHLVRHAGELVLVECSDVAEAFDIDTPPDLARLL, encoded by the coding sequence ATGTCATCCCAGCAACCCGCCCGCCCCGGCCCGGCCGACGCCCCGGGCGACTCCGCGGCCCACGCCCCTGCCGTCGCCCCGGTCCGCGGTGCCTCCCGCACCCCGTCCGTCGCCGACGCCTCACCCGGCGCCGCCGACGCCCGGCAGGGCCGCCCCGGCCCGCCGGTGATCGCGGGGCTGCTGCTGGCCGCCGGCGGCGGGCGGCGGCTCGGCGGACGACCGAAGGCCCTGCTCGCCTACCGCGGCCGGCCGCTCGTCGAGAACGCCGTACGGGTGCTGCGCGAGGCGGGCTGCGGTCCGGTGCACGTGGTGCTCGGGGCCTCGGCGGCCGAGGTCCGCGAGCGGGCGGACCTGACCGGGTGCACGGTCGTGGACAACCCGGACTGGGCGGAGGGCATGGGCTCCTCGCTCCGCGTCGGCCTGGCCTCCCTGGCCGGTACGGGCGCCGCGGCGGCCCTGGTCTCGCTGGTCGACCAGCCGGGGATCGGCCCGGCGGCCGTGGCCCGGGTGCGGGAGGCCTACCGGTCCCCGGCGAGCCTGGTGGCGGCCGCGTACGACGGGGAGCGCGGCCATCCCGTGCTGTTCGGCGCGGAGCGCTGGGCCGACATCGCGGCGACCGCGACGGGCGACAAGGGCGCGCGGGTGCATCTTGTGCGGCACGCCGGGGAACTGGTGCTGGTGGAATGCTCGGACGTGGCGGAGGCCTTCGACATCGACACGCCGCCCGACCTGGCACGTCTGCTCTGA